The Argentina anserina chromosome 3, drPotAnse1.1, whole genome shotgun sequence genome includes a region encoding these proteins:
- the LOC126788064 gene encoding galactomannan galactosyltransferase 1-like → MSSQDFSPFQTSPYKRSLLHRVPSLVADGFLFVGGAAMALSLVYALLSFLNPTSTFDTIITYSTTSQGPDFGYDPPEPTFYDDPSLSYSVGDAIQNWDEKRREWLRVHPSFGVGDKVLIVTGSQPSVCKNPVGDHLQLRLFKNKVDYCRLHGCEVFYNNVLLDPKGTGFWAKYPILRAAMVAHPEAEWIYWVDSDAIFTDMEFKLPLEKYKNYNLVAHGWWHLVKQQSWTSLNAGVFLIRNCQWSLDFIDEWASMGPQGPAQERWGEIQKSLLKDKLYPGSDDQSALIYLVLKKKQKWGDKVYLESEYNFQSYWLGVVDGLDNITKGYMEVDREMGKLRRRHAEKVSEVYGEMREQYMKDKGMWRENVRRPFVTHFTGCEPCSGDYNPIYTWEDCWNGMQKALNFADNQVLRKYGFVHPDLLNSSLVTPLSFDFPA, encoded by the coding sequence ATGAGTTCCCAAGACTTCTCTCCCTTCCAAACTTCCCCATACAAACGCTCCCTTCTCCACAGAGTCCCTTCTCTAGTTGCAGATGGCTTCCTCTTCGTTGGTGGAGCAGCCATGGCTTTGTCTCTTGTCTACGCACTCCTTTCCTTCTTAAACCCCACCTCAACCTTCGACACCATCATCACATACTCCACCACCTCTCAAGGCCCTGACTTCGGCTACGACCCACCTGAGCCGACGTTCTATGACGACCCCAGCCTCAGCTACTCGGTTGGCGACGCCATACAGAACTGGGATGAGAAACGCAGAGAGTGGCTTAGGGTTCACCCTTCTTTTGGTGTTGGCGATAAGGTTCTTATTGTCACGGGGTCTCAGCCTTCAGTGTGTAAGAACCCTGTTGGGGATCACTTACAGTTGAGACTGTTCAAGAACAAAGTAGACTACTGCAGGCTTCACGGCTGCGAGGTTTTCTACAACAACGTTCTTCTGGACCCTAAAGGCACCGGTTTCTGGGCCAAGTACCCGATTCTCAGAGCCGCCATGGTGGCGCATCCGGAGGCCGAGTGGATCTACTGGGTCGACTCGGACGCCATCTTCACCGACATGGAGTTCAAGCTGCCGTTGGAGaagtataaaaattataacttGGTTGCTCACGGGTGGTGGCACTTGGTGAAGCAGCAGAGCTGGACAAGCCTCAATGCCGGTGTGTTCTTGATTAGGAATTGTCAGTGGTCCTTGGACTTCATAGATGAATGGGCCAGCATGGGACCGCAAGGACCGGCCCAAGAGAGGTGGGGGGAGATTCAGAAATCATTGCTCAAGGACAAGCTGTACCCAGGGTCAGATGATCAGAGTGCTCTAATCTACCTTGTgctgaagaagaagcagaaatGGGGGGACAAGGTTTACTTGGAAAGTGAGTACAACTTCCAGAGCTACTGGCTTGGGGTGGTGGATGGGCTTGATAATATTACCAAAGGGTACATGGAGGTTGATAGAGAAATGGGGAAGCTGAGGAGGCGGCATGCTGAGAAGGTGAGTGAGGTTTATGGAGAAATGAGGGAGCAGTATATGAAGGACAAGGGGATGTGGAGGGAGAATGTGAGGAGGCCTTTTGTGACACATTTTACTGGGTGTGAGCCTTGTAGTGGGGATTATAATCCCATTTATACTTGGGAGGATTGTTGGAATGGGATGCAGAAGGCTTTGAACTTTGCAGATAATCAAGTGCTCAGGAAATATGGATTTGTGCATCCAGACCTACTCAACTCTTCATTGGTTACTCCTTTGTCATTTGATTTCCCTGCTTGA
- the LOC126787721 gene encoding protein PAT1 homolog has product MERFESGSSIQEAPCSVPQDLSQFGVNSSGELFDASQYAFFGQDSVEEVELGGLDDEDETAVGLEEEEFLYNKEEIGVSLSDADDLALTFEKLNKDVSGTWNTGIIGDRGSRESSSAAEWVQDSYPNWIDEEIFDAESMRDGKRWSSGPFSSMHPTEAKPLYRTSSYPEPPQLLQQQQQQHQYYSSEPILVPKSSYTSFPPPGGRSQHGSPNNQSGHMNIPYAAGGPQGGISSPNLSPYSNSPLQMSGLPHGSHLGGNLPHLAPGLPKHSRPLQQWANQTGSYGDHPSHLNNLLQQQLPHQNGLPPQLMHQPQQPHPRMHHPVLQPYSHISAMQSQLFNPHLPPSPPLMNKFEAMFGLSDIRDERSRLAQKGRQNMHFSQHGFDTGSYRSGGRWSPFRSKYMTADEIEGIMRMQLAATHSNDPYVDDYYHQYCLARKSAGAKLRHHFCPTNLRDLPSRARANAEPHAFLQVDALGRVPFSSIRRPRPLLEVEPPNSSSPGNTEHKVSEKPLEQEPMLAARVIIEDGLCLLLDVDDIDRFLQFNQLQDGGTQLRRRRQSLLEGLAASLQLADPFGKNDHTNGPAPEDDFVFLRLVSLPKGRKLLAKYLQLLFPGGELMRIVCMAIFRHLRFLFGVLPSDPRAAETTNNVARVVSSCVRGMDLGALSACLAAVVCSSEQPPLRPIGSPAGDGASLILNAVLDRATELLTDPNASSNCNMTNGELWQASFDNFFGYLTKYCVNKYDTIMQSLLMQAPMNMAVIGSDAARAIGREMPVELLRASLPHTDDHQRQLLLDFTRRSMPVGGSNNLDGGNSAHINSESVLS; this is encoded by the exons ATGGAGAGGTTTGAGAGTGGGAGTAGTATTCAGGAGGCTCCCTGTTCTGTTCCTCAGGATCTCAGCCAGTTTGGTGTTAATTCTTCAG GGGAGTTATTCGATGCATCacaatatgcattttttggtCAAGATTCTGTTGAGGAAGTTGAGTTGGGAGGtttagatgatgaagatgagacTGCAGTTGGGCTTGAAGAGGAGGAGTTTCTGTATAATAAAGAAGAG ATTGGTGTGTCTCTATCTGATGCTGATGATCTGGCTCTAACTTTTGAAAAG TTGAACAAGGATGTGAGTGGAACTTGGAACACCGGGATAATTGGTGATAGAGGATCTAGAGAAA GTTCATCTGCTGCTGAATGGGTGCAGGATAGTTACCCTAACTGGATTGACGAAGAAATTTTTGATGCTGAAAGCATGAGAGATGGGAAAAGATGGTCTTCTGGGCCGTTTTCTTCTATGCATCCTACAGAAGCGAAGCCTTTGTACAGAACATCCTCATATCCTGAGCCTCCACAGCTgctgcagcagcagcagcagcagcatcaATATTATTCGAGTGAACCGATTCTGGTGCCAAAATCTTCCTATACTTCATTTCCACCTCCAGGTGGCAGATCTCAGCATGGTTCACCTAACAACCAGTCAGGCCACATGAATATTCCTTATGCTGCCGGTGGACCCCAGGGCGGAATATCTTCACCAAACCTTTCTCCCTACTCTAACTCTCCACTGCAAATGAGTGGGTTGCCTCATGGATCACATCTTGGTGGAAATTTGCCTCATCTGGCGCCTGGTCTTCCGAAACATAGTCGTCCCCTGCAGCAATGGGCCAATCAAACTGGTTCATATGGAGATCATCCCAGTCATTTAAATAATCTATTGCAGCAACAGTTACCTCATCAGAATGGTTTGCCTCCACAGTTGATGCATCAGCCACAACAGCCGCATCCTAGAATGCACCATCCAGTCCTGCAACCATATAGTCATATATCAGCAATGCAGTCTCAACTATTTAACCCCCACCTTCCTCCATCCCCACCCTTGATGAATAAATTTGAAGCAATGTTCGGTTTGAGTGATATTAGAGATGAAAGGTCGAGATTAGCTCAGAAAGGTAGACAGAATATGCATTTTTCTCAACATGGCTTTGATACAGGCAGCTACAGGAGTGGTGGTCGGTGGTCGCCATTTAGGTCCAAGTATATGACAGCTGATGAAATTGAGGGTATAATGCGAATGCAGCTTGCCGCAACACACAGCAATGACCCATATGTAGATGATTATTACCACCAGTATTGCCTTGCAAGAAAATCTGCGGGGGCGAAGTTGAGACATCATTTCTGTCCAACTAATTTAAGGGATCTTCCTTCTCGGGCACGAGCTAATGCTGAACCACATGCTTTTCTCCAAGTTGATGCTCTTGGGAGGGTTCCATTCTCGTCAATACGCAGGCCTCGGCCTCTTCTGGAAGTGGAGCCACCAAATTCATCTAGTCCGGGCAACACTGAACATAAGGTTTCTGAGAAGCCTCTAGAACAGGAGCCAATGCTTGCAGCTAGGGTGATAATTGAGGATGGACTTTGTCTGCTCCTGGATGTGGACGACATTGATCGTTTCCTACAATTCAATCAGCTCCAAGATGGTGGAACCCAGTTAAGGCGTAGGCGTCAGAGCTTGCTAGAAGGGCTTGCAGCATCTCTTCAATTGGCCGATCCTTTTGGGAAAAATGATCACACAAATGGCCCTGCTCCCGaggatgattttgtttttctgagGTTGGTTTCTCTGCCCAAGGGCCGAAAGCTCCTTGCCAAGTACCTCCAGCTCCTTTTCCCAGGTGGTGAGCTCATGCGTATAGTATGTATGGCCATTTTCCGCCATCTGAGGTTCTTGTTTGGTGTCCTCCCGTCTGATCCAAGGGCTGCAGAAACTACAAACAATGTTGCTAGGGTTGTTTCATCATGTGTTCGAGGTATGGATCTTGGTGCACTTAGTGCTTGTCTGGCAGCAGTTGTCTGTTCGTCAGAGCAACCTCCGCTTCGTCCCATTGGGAGCCCTGCAGGAGATGGGGCTTCCCTTATTCTTAATGCTGTTCTCGATAGGGCAACTGAACTCTTAACTGATCCTAATGCCTCTAGCAACTGCAATATGACTAATGGGGAACTTTGGCAGGCCTCGTTTGATAATTTCTTTGGCTATCTGACCAAGTATTGTGTGAACAAGTATGATACTATAATGCAGTCACTGCTAATGCAGGCCCCCATGAATATGGCTGTTATTGGCTCAGATGCAGCCAGAGCTATTGGTCGTGAAATGCCAGTTGAGTTGCTACGTGCGAGCCTTCCCCACACTGATGATCACCAGAGACAATTGCTATTAGATTTCACGCGGAGGTCCATGCCTGTTGGAGGATCTAACAATCTTGACGGGGGAAATAGTGCCCACATTAATTCTGAGTCGGTGCTAAGTTGA